ATAAAAAAGGAGAGGAGAATGAAAATTATAAATATATTATTTTGTTTATTTTTTATTCTGTTAAACAGCTGTAATTCCGATAATAATGCTGCTTTTAAGAAAAATAATAAAAATATACCCCAAGAAGTAAAAAGTAGGAAAAAACGCGATTTAAGCGAACAAGAAAAGCCAAAATCCCCAAAAGAATTACTTATAGAAAAGCTGGATGAAGATCAAAAAAAACAACTTGAATGGTTAAAAGACACATTAGAGAATGAAAAATT
The sequence above is a segment of the Borreliella afzelii genome. Coding sequences within it:
- a CDS encoding Mlp family lipoprotein, which codes for MKIINILFCLFFILLNSCNSDNNAAFKKNNKNIPQEVKSRKKRDLSEQEKPKSPKELLIEKLDEDQKKQLEWLKDTLENEKFDKFLGYDENKIKEALDHIKTQLDSCNGKENAENLKTTFKEVVKGALGDGIDNFKTSASSTCQVHQAQ